A genomic stretch from Bacterioplanes sanyensis includes:
- the hemW gene encoding radical SAM family heme chaperone HemW, with protein MSLPPLSLYIHVPWCIRKCPYCDFNSHAASAELPEQEYVQALLADLQQDLSWVQGRDIDTIFFGGGTPSLLSPTAYQELFRGLQQHLRFAADCEITLEANPGTFEADKFAAYRQLGINRLSMGIQSFQPQHLKRLGRVHDGDEARRAIDIAKGAGFDNFNVDLMHGLPQQTLAQAQDDLNIALSFEPPHLSWYQLTIEPNTEFYKRPPSLPEDDALWDIQEMGFETLAHAGFEHYEISAFCQPHKAARHNLNYWQFGDYLGIGAGAHGKITLASGEIIRTQKTRLPRDYLNPDKAFLSAQQHIASGDVGLECLMNALRLRQGIAVKDFVARTRLTLDAVAAPLTQAQEKGLLHIDERIRATERGQQYLNELLALFLTD; from the coding sequence ATGTCGTTACCCCCACTCAGCCTGTACATTCATGTGCCTTGGTGCATTCGCAAATGTCCGTATTGCGACTTTAACTCCCATGCTGCCAGTGCTGAGCTACCAGAGCAGGAATATGTGCAAGCCTTACTGGCGGACTTACAGCAGGATTTATCCTGGGTGCAAGGGCGAGACATAGACACCATCTTTTTTGGTGGTGGCACCCCCAGCCTGCTATCGCCAACGGCATACCAAGAATTGTTTCGAGGGCTGCAACAGCACCTGCGTTTTGCGGCAGACTGTGAAATAACCTTGGAAGCCAACCCCGGGACCTTTGAAGCCGACAAATTTGCCGCCTACCGCCAGCTGGGAATCAATCGCTTGTCCATGGGGATTCAGAGCTTTCAGCCGCAGCATTTAAAACGCTTGGGGCGTGTACACGACGGAGACGAAGCACGACGCGCCATCGACATTGCCAAAGGTGCTGGGTTCGATAATTTCAACGTCGATTTAATGCATGGTTTGCCGCAGCAAACTCTGGCGCAAGCACAGGACGACCTGAACATTGCGTTGAGTTTTGAACCACCGCATTTGTCTTGGTATCAGTTAACGATTGAACCCAACACCGAGTTTTATAAACGCCCACCGAGCTTGCCGGAAGACGACGCCCTTTGGGATATTCAGGAAATGGGGTTTGAGACTTTGGCGCACGCGGGCTTTGAACATTATGAAATCTCTGCCTTCTGTCAGCCACATAAAGCCGCGCGGCATAACCTCAACTATTGGCAATTTGGTGATTACCTCGGCATTGGCGCCGGTGCACATGGCAAGATCACTTTGGCCTCGGGCGAGATTATCCGCACACAAAAGACGCGCTTACCACGCGATTATTTAAATCCGGACAAGGCATTTTTATCGGCACAACAACACATTGCCAGCGGCGATGTCGGCTTAGAGTGCCTAATGAATGCCCTGCGTTTGCGCCAGGGCATCGCAGTAAAGGATTTTGTTGCCCGTACCAGGCTGACGTTGGACGCGGTTGCGGCGCCATTAACCCAGGCACAAGAGAAAGGGCTGCTGCATATCGATGAGCGTATTCGCGCAACCGAACGTGGCCAGCAATATCTTAACGAACTGCTGGCGCTGTTCTTAACAGACTGA
- the rdgB gene encoding RdgB/HAM1 family non-canonical purine NTP pyrophosphatase, with protein MSHKIVLASGNAGKLREFSALFAQHFAEQQIELIAQSDMGVIEAEETGLSFVENAILKARNAAAQTGLPALADDSGLEVDALQGAPGIYSARYAQESDGFGQGDGANNAKLLQALNGVADSQRSARFQCVLVYMKHAQDPTPQVFQGCWEGRIAATADGEQGFGYDPLFFVPSENCTAAALTKTRKNQLSHRGQAIQQLLQRWQA; from the coding sequence ATGAGTCACAAAATCGTACTTGCCAGCGGCAACGCCGGCAAACTGCGCGAGTTCTCCGCCTTGTTTGCTCAGCACTTTGCTGAGCAACAGATAGAGTTGATCGCGCAAAGCGACATGGGTGTTATCGAAGCCGAAGAAACCGGCCTGAGCTTCGTTGAAAATGCCATTTTAAAGGCGCGCAATGCCGCCGCCCAAACCGGCTTGCCTGCCCTGGCTGACGATTCAGGCTTAGAAGTGGATGCCTTGCAGGGCGCACCCGGTATTTACAGTGCCCGCTATGCGCAAGAAAGCGATGGCTTCGGTCAGGGCGATGGCGCCAACAACGCCAAGTTACTGCAGGCACTCAACGGCGTTGCCGACAGCCAACGCAGTGCTCGCTTTCAATGCGTGCTGGTGTATATGAAACACGCTCAGGACCCGACGCCACAAGTGTTTCAAGGCTGCTGGGAAGGCCGTATTGCCGCCACTGCCGACGGCGAGCAAGGATTCGGCTACGATCCGCTATTTTTTGTGCCCAGCGAGAACTGCACCGCGGCAGCGTTAACGAAAACGCGTAAAAATCAGCTCTCCCATCGTGGCCAAGCCATCCAACAATTGTTACAGCGCTGGCAGGCTTAA
- a CDS encoding DUF4426 domain-containing protein, which translates to MMRLMKMTWAVLLLTVAMIAHGENRGEQKQVFGDYEVHYIGLNSTFLTPETAQAYGITRSKALGFISISVLKNVDGEALPVALSAEVEGKLRNLIGQARTLSFQQVKESNAIYYLTTFRFDDGDLYHVDLDVSPEDTTRRFNVKFTQKFYEEE; encoded by the coding sequence ATGATGCGTTTGATGAAAATGACCTGGGCTGTGCTGCTGCTGACGGTGGCGATGATCGCCCATGGCGAAAATCGCGGTGAGCAAAAGCAAGTCTTTGGTGATTACGAAGTGCACTACATCGGCCTCAACTCGACCTTTCTGACCCCAGAAACCGCCCAAGCGTATGGTATTACCCGCTCCAAAGCACTGGGTTTTATCAGTATTTCGGTGTTGAAAAATGTCGACGGCGAAGCGCTGCCCGTGGCGTTGAGCGCAGAGGTTGAAGGCAAACTGCGTAACTTGATTGGCCAGGCACGCACGCTGTCGTTTCAACAGGTCAAAGAAAGCAACGCCATCTACTACCTGACCACCTTTCGTTTTGACGATGGCGACCTGTATCATGTCGACTTGGACGTATCCCCAGAGGACACGACCCGACGCTTTAACGTGAAGTTTACGCAGAAGTTTTACGAGGAAGAATGA
- the metW gene encoding methionine biosynthesis protein MetW, whose amino-acid sequence MRDDLQLLQHHIRPGSQVLDLGCGDGTLLSYLQRHKGVRGYGLEIDAKKITACIANGVNVIEQNLDDGLDNFTDQSIDTVVMTQALQAVRRPDLLLEEMLRIGKEAIVTFPNFGYWRTRGYLMFKGRMPMSETLPYNWYDTPNIHLCTFRDFEVLCRERGIRILHKAVVDGDHKRHWAIRLWPAMLGEIAVYHITR is encoded by the coding sequence CTGCGTGATGACCTGCAATTGCTGCAACACCATATTCGCCCTGGCAGCCAGGTATTGGATTTAGGTTGCGGCGATGGCACCTTGCTGAGTTATTTGCAGCGCCATAAAGGCGTGCGCGGATATGGTTTGGAGATAGACGCCAAGAAAATCACCGCCTGCATTGCCAATGGCGTTAATGTGATCGAGCAGAATCTCGACGATGGCCTGGACAATTTCACCGATCAAAGCATCGATACCGTGGTCATGACACAAGCCTTGCAAGCCGTGCGGCGCCCAGATTTACTGCTGGAAGAGATGCTGCGTATCGGCAAAGAGGCCATCGTCACTTTTCCGAATTTTGGCTACTGGCGCACGCGCGGTTATCTGATGTTTAAAGGCCGCATGCCCATGTCAGAAACCCTGCCCTACAATTGGTACGATACGCCCAATATTCACCTGTGCACCTTTCGTGATTTTGAAGTACTGTGCCGAGAGCGCGGTATCCGTATTTTGCACAAGGCGGTGGTGGATGGCGATCACAAGCGCCATTGGGCCATTCGCTTATGGCCGGCTATGTTGGGCGAAATAGCCGTTTATCACATTACTCGTTGA